DNA from Parcubacteria group bacterium CG10_big_fil_rev_8_21_14_0_10_36_14:
TTTTACTTCAGATAAAATCAATGCAGGGAATATTGAAAAAAGATGAAGTGGCAAAAGAATTAGGGATCCACCCATATGTGGCGCAAAAATCACTTCAGCAAGCAAGGAACTTCCAAGACAACGAACTAAAAAATATTTATCGCGGACTTTTGCAAATCGATATGGCCATTAAGTCATCAAGCTCTCCCGCGCGAGCGATGTTTGATAGATTAATATCAAGAATATAGCAGTTAGTAATCAACACTTAGGATCTAGGAAAATAAAAAACGAGCCATTTGGCTCATTTTTTATTTTTTCATTTTGTTTACTTTTTTGGCTAAACGAGATTTGAGGCGGGAAACCTTATTTTTTTTAAAGTATCCTGTTTTGGCAATTTTATCAAGCTTTTTCCCGGTTTGTTTTAGGATCTCTCCGGCTTTATTATCCCCTGCTTCGACTGCTTTTCTAACTTGTTTTATTAATCCTTTTGCCTCA
Protein-coding regions in this window:
- the rpsT gene encoding 30S ribosomal protein S20; this encodes MPNLKSAKKALRQSIKRAEKNLKNKVEAKGLIKQVRKAVEAGDNKAGEILKQTGKKLDKIAKTGYFKKNKVSRLKSRLAKKVNKMKK